One Corallococcus exiguus DNA segment encodes these proteins:
- a CDS encoding response regulator, with amino-acid sequence MDGERIKVLLVEDDGDSRELLAELLEDDFEVTTASDGVAGLKAFEATHPDVVVTDESLPGMNGTELAQQVKEREPRARVVLVSGYAQVEGAEYCDAVLRKPIDVERLSRMVGELGDAARH; translated from the coding sequence ATGGATGGCGAGCGAATCAAGGTCCTGCTGGTAGAGGACGACGGGGACAGCCGCGAGCTCCTGGCGGAGCTCCTGGAGGACGACTTCGAGGTCACCACCGCGTCGGACGGGGTGGCGGGCCTGAAGGCGTTCGAGGCCACGCACCCCGACGTCGTCGTGACAGATGAATCCCTGCCCGGAATGAACGGCACGGAGCTGGCGCAGCAGGTGAAGGAGCGCGAGCCCAGGGCCCGCGTCGTCCTGGTCTCCGGCTACGCGCAGGTGGAGGGCGCGGAGTACTGCGATGCCGTTTTGCGCAAGCCCATCGACGTGGAGCGCCTGAGCCGCATGGTGGGCGAGCTGGGAGACGCGGCGCGGCACTGA
- a CDS encoding asparaginase: MAGGRPSALRPAAFFQTLRKRAPELFQLADIELELFSNLDSSEMQPELWSRMAAHLHRRLPDFDGAVVTHGTDTLAFTASALSFMLRNPPCPVVLTGSQRPLGEIRSDARLNLIDAVLSALQGPREVTICFDSHLYRGNRTRKVKVAEYDAFESPNFPVLGTLGVDATFEKGLPSRGPFRLHEKLDPRVFLLKVYPGLDPALPLQLLPHVKGLVVEAYGAGNVPIAPELGRSLLPLFVQARERGVPVLVVSQSYRNGVDLTLYESGAKALAEGAVGGADMTPSAALVKLMQGLAEHPRGGEALSRFLRTPVAGELSVGRPTVPPPEKPRRRPARVGRVG; the protein is encoded by the coding sequence ATGGCCGGTGGCCGGCCTTCCGCCCTGCGTCCCGCGGCCTTCTTCCAGACGCTCCGCAAGCGAGCCCCGGAGCTGTTCCAGCTGGCGGACATCGAACTGGAGCTGTTCTCCAACCTGGACAGTTCGGAGATGCAGCCGGAGCTCTGGAGCCGGATGGCCGCCCACCTCCACCGTCGACTGCCGGACTTCGACGGGGCGGTGGTGACCCATGGAACAGACACCCTCGCCTTCACGGCCAGTGCGCTGTCCTTCATGTTGCGAAATCCGCCCTGCCCGGTGGTGCTGACGGGCTCGCAGCGGCCCCTGGGGGAGATCCGCTCGGACGCGCGGCTGAACCTCATCGACGCGGTGCTCTCCGCGCTCCAGGGTCCGCGCGAGGTGACCATCTGCTTCGACTCGCACCTGTACCGGGGCAACCGCACGCGCAAGGTGAAGGTGGCGGAGTACGACGCCTTCGAAAGCCCCAACTTCCCGGTGCTGGGCACGCTGGGCGTGGACGCCACCTTCGAGAAGGGCCTCCCGTCCCGGGGCCCCTTCCGGCTCCATGAGAAGCTGGATCCGCGCGTCTTCCTCCTGAAGGTGTACCCGGGGCTGGACCCCGCCCTGCCCCTGCAGCTGCTGCCGCACGTGAAGGGGCTGGTGGTGGAGGCGTACGGGGCGGGCAACGTGCCCATCGCGCCGGAGCTGGGCCGCTCGCTCCTGCCGCTCTTCGTCCAGGCGCGGGAGCGGGGCGTCCCGGTGCTGGTGGTGAGCCAGTCGTACCGCAACGGGGTGGACCTCACGCTCTACGAGTCCGGGGCCAAGGCACTGGCGGAAGGGGCGGTGGGGGGCGCGGACATGACCCCGTCCGCGGCGCTGGTGAAGCTGATGCAGGGGCTGGCGGAGCATCCGCGGGGGGGTGAGGCCCTCTCCCGCTTCCTCCGGACGCCCGTGGCCGGCGAGCTGTCCGTCGGGCGGCCGACAGTTCCTCCACCGGAGAAACCGAGGCGCCGGCCCGCGCGGGTGGGGCGGGTCGGCTGA
- a CDS encoding HEAT repeat domain-containing protein — protein MRPPSVRALLVVLLLPLTGLAGPGAASKKAQGRAEADTVLAQVANGAPVPPATSRLRFLRQEAYAAEEIGPLLRTTYEERTRRNLVALLASLGARTGESTLVKLASDGDSTVRMYAAQGLARLGSRNTAAVLPLLQDKSSGVRREAARALGASKNPKMGKPLMAAAKDEQELEVRAALLEAAGASGDAKQKTALKTYLDSDSESTRFAAARGLCRLGAPEGFAFAQKLLGNTDKFVRRQGLVLFEGVPAKKASPVLSPLLNDADRTLAATAARLLHQGGDAASLDWLVLASWNAKGEEKLVYEKELETLQLADDRRKAILRKAGVAP, from the coding sequence GTGCGTCCACCGTCCGTCCGTGCCCTGCTCGTCGTGCTGCTGTTGCCCCTGACCGGCCTCGCTGGCCCTGGGGCCGCGTCCAAGAAGGCCCAGGGCCGGGCGGAGGCGGACACCGTGCTTGCCCAGGTGGCCAACGGCGCCCCTGTGCCTCCCGCCACGTCGCGCCTGCGCTTCCTGCGCCAGGAGGCCTACGCGGCCGAGGAGATTGGCCCGCTTCTGCGCACCACCTACGAGGAGCGCACCCGCCGCAACCTCGTGGCGCTGCTGGCGTCGCTGGGCGCGCGCACGGGTGAGTCCACGCTGGTGAAGCTGGCGTCGGATGGCGACAGCACCGTGCGCATGTACGCGGCACAGGGGCTGGCCCGGCTGGGCAGCCGCAACACCGCCGCCGTGCTGCCGCTCCTCCAGGACAAGAGCAGCGGCGTGCGCCGCGAGGCCGCGCGGGCCCTGGGCGCGTCCAAGAACCCGAAGATGGGCAAGCCGCTGATGGCCGCCGCCAAGGACGAGCAGGAGCTGGAGGTCCGCGCGGCGCTGCTGGAGGCCGCGGGCGCGAGCGGTGACGCGAAGCAGAAGACCGCGCTCAAGACGTACCTGGACAGCGATTCCGAGAGCACGCGCTTCGCCGCGGCCCGGGGCCTGTGCCGGCTGGGCGCCCCGGAGGGCTTCGCCTTCGCGCAGAAGCTCCTGGGCAACACGGACAAGTTCGTGCGCCGCCAGGGGCTGGTGCTCTTCGAGGGCGTGCCGGCGAAGAAGGCCAGCCCCGTGCTGTCGCCGCTCTTGAATGACGCGGACCGCACCCTGGCCGCCACCGCCGCGCGCCTGCTGCACCAGGGCGGCGATGCCGCGTCGCTGGACTGGCTGGTGCTCGCGTCGTGGAACGCCAAGGGGGAGGAGAAGCTCGTCTACGAGAAGGAGCTGGAGACGCTCCAGCTCGCGGACGACCGCCGCAAGGCCATCCTGCGCAAGGCCGGGGTGGCGCCGTGA
- a CDS encoding DUF4388 domain-containing protein, which translates to MSQRFRIDGAAMLVPEDRTGIPALAGRSGTYALMPTAPDLLVFSRTPPEGGSIPTPRVVLSGDAGGFPLSDLIAFLSQSRWSGIIRVHTPGGERSLTLREGEVRGATSEEPADRLGEVLVRLGYADRAQVETALREQSASKLGRALVEKGVLQAHDLFKCVTHQVSEIFHAIVLCREGSFFLIDQPLDEKTGHSLQLSTQSLLMDSIRKIDEMAHFRKRIPHGRMYVARKRPSDGKLEEDEDRVLTMLDGRRTVLELGHAARLSEFDVTKVVFRLLEGGFAGLTDKPAGAPASAVAPEKTVAPRVRPPVRAVAPVDARPVARVFNFIFREIRDEVARSGMDREFIAAANAALSNQALSSSPVLEGLAFAADGSLPEGRLMEAFDKHRAHLGSEPLASFRQALSDVMFFLLFQAGELLESRADEDLARRVKELLATLEAP; encoded by the coding sequence ATGAGCCAACGCTTCCGCATCGATGGCGCCGCGATGCTGGTCCCCGAGGACCGCACCGGCATCCCCGCGCTCGCGGGACGCTCGGGGACGTACGCGCTGATGCCCACCGCGCCCGACCTGCTGGTGTTCTCCCGCACGCCCCCGGAAGGGGGCTCCATCCCCACGCCGCGCGTGGTGCTTTCGGGGGACGCGGGTGGGTTCCCCCTGTCGGACCTCATCGCGTTCCTCAGCCAGTCGCGCTGGAGCGGCATCATCCGCGTGCACACGCCGGGCGGCGAGCGGTCGCTCACGCTGCGCGAGGGCGAGGTGCGCGGCGCCACCTCCGAGGAGCCCGCGGACCGGCTGGGCGAGGTGCTGGTGCGGCTGGGCTACGCGGACCGCGCACAGGTGGAGACGGCGCTGCGCGAGCAGTCGGCGTCCAAGCTGGGCCGGGCGCTGGTGGAGAAGGGCGTGCTCCAGGCGCACGACCTCTTCAAGTGCGTCACGCACCAGGTGAGTGAGATCTTCCACGCCATCGTGCTGTGCCGCGAGGGGTCGTTCTTCCTCATCGACCAGCCGCTGGACGAGAAGACGGGCCACTCCCTCCAGCTGTCCACGCAGAGCCTGCTGATGGACAGCATCCGGAAGATCGACGAGATGGCGCACTTCCGGAAGCGCATCCCCCACGGCCGCATGTACGTGGCGCGCAAGCGTCCGTCCGACGGAAAGCTGGAGGAGGACGAGGACCGCGTGCTGACGATGCTGGACGGGCGGCGCACGGTGCTGGAGCTGGGGCACGCGGCGCGGCTGTCCGAGTTCGACGTCACCAAGGTCGTCTTCCGCCTGCTGGAGGGCGGCTTCGCGGGGCTGACGGACAAGCCGGCGGGGGCTCCCGCCTCGGCCGTGGCGCCGGAGAAGACGGTTGCGCCGCGCGTGCGTCCGCCTGTGCGCGCGGTGGCTCCGGTGGATGCCCGACCGGTGGCGCGCGTCTTCAACTTCATCTTCCGGGAGATCCGCGACGAGGTGGCCCGCTCCGGCATGGACCGCGAGTTCATCGCGGCGGCCAACGCGGCGCTGTCCAACCAGGCGCTGTCGTCGTCGCCCGTGCTGGAGGGGCTGGCGTTCGCGGCGGACGGGAGCCTGCCGGAGGGCCGGTTGATGGAGGCCTTCGACAAGCACCGCGCCCACCTGGGCAGCGAGCCGCTGGCCTCGTTCCGCCAGGCGCTGAGCGACGTGATGTTCTTCCTGCTGTTCCAGGCGGGGGAGCTGTTGGAGTCGCGCGCGGACGAGGACCTGGCCCGCCGGGTGAAGGAACTTCTGGCCACGCTCGAGGCACCGTGA
- a CDS encoding DsbA family protein: MRVAPVLAAATLMGASCAKSAEVPATPKAPAAAAPAPAAAPAPVAAAEAPSADPAQALTGIPGMDFSALPPAAKRELATVFSDEFCYCGCPHSLGACLKQHTPCKHAKRMARLSARMVAEGGPASEVIVTLSKYYASFREPRVQLKVDPRMCQGDANAPVTVAEFSDFECPFCGKARPILEGFAKKHPSEVRFCYLPFPLSMHPNAVPAAQAVLWARDQGKFWQMHDALFGQQENLKPEALPALAKSVGLDGDKLAAVLKTEQYKDEIEGFRAQGRMAAINSTPTVFFNGRAYELGFQEGQLEHSMEDEVEWRANNNAWAAD; encoded by the coding sequence ATGCGTGTTGCTCCCGTGCTGGCCGCGGCGACCCTGATGGGCGCCAGCTGCGCCAAGAGCGCGGAAGTTCCGGCCACCCCCAAGGCCCCGGCGGCCGCCGCTCCGGCTCCCGCCGCTGCTCCGGCCCCTGTCGCCGCCGCGGAGGCTCCGTCCGCGGATCCGGCCCAGGCGCTGACGGGCATCCCCGGCATGGACTTCTCCGCGCTGCCTCCCGCCGCGAAGCGCGAGCTGGCCACGGTGTTCAGCGACGAGTTCTGTTACTGCGGCTGCCCCCACTCCCTGGGCGCGTGCCTCAAGCAGCACACGCCCTGCAAGCACGCGAAGCGGATGGCGCGGCTGTCCGCCCGGATGGTGGCGGAGGGCGGGCCCGCGAGCGAGGTCATCGTCACGCTGTCCAAGTACTACGCGTCCTTCCGCGAGCCGCGCGTGCAGCTCAAGGTGGATCCGCGCATGTGCCAGGGCGACGCCAACGCGCCCGTGACGGTGGCGGAGTTCTCCGACTTCGAGTGCCCCTTCTGCGGCAAGGCGCGGCCCATCCTGGAGGGCTTCGCGAAGAAGCACCCCAGCGAGGTGCGCTTCTGCTACCTGCCGTTCCCGCTCTCGATGCACCCCAACGCCGTCCCCGCCGCGCAGGCGGTGCTGTGGGCGCGCGACCAGGGCAAGTTCTGGCAGATGCACGACGCGCTCTTCGGCCAGCAGGAGAACCTCAAGCCGGAGGCGCTGCCCGCGCTGGCGAAGTCGGTGGGCCTGGACGGGGACAAGCTGGCCGCCGTGTTGAAGACGGAGCAGTACAAGGACGAGATTGAAGGCTTCCGTGCGCAGGGGCGCATGGCGGCCATCAACAGCACCCCGACCGTGTTCTTCAATGGACGTGCCTACGAGCTGGGCTTCCAGGAGGGTCAGCTCGAGCACAGCATGGAGGACGAGGTGGAGTGGCGCGCGAACAACAACGCGTGGGCCGCTGACTGA
- a CDS encoding DUF4398 domain-containing protein yields the protein MTKQSLLLAFAGVLTACGPVKSTSNILDAEVQIQAARTAGAEKEAPYEWTAANLYLQKAREEVGYSDYQAGVDFAVKASRFANEAREKAMSAANSGDSQGRPQNP from the coding sequence ATGACGAAGCAGTCGCTCCTGTTGGCGTTCGCGGGCGTGCTGACCGCATGTGGCCCCGTGAAGTCCACGTCCAACATCCTCGACGCAGAAGTGCAGATCCAGGCCGCGCGCACCGCGGGGGCGGAGAAGGAAGCCCCCTACGAGTGGACGGCCGCCAACCTCTACCTGCAGAAGGCGCGGGAGGAGGTCGGCTATTCGGACTACCAGGCCGGTGTGGACTTCGCCGTGAAGGCCTCGCGCTTCGCCAACGAGGCGCGTGAGAAGGCCATGTCCGCGGCCAACAGCGGCGACTCCCAGGGCCGCCCCCAGAACCCGTGA
- the truD gene encoding tRNA pseudouridine(13) synthase TruD: protein MTDTGFPRLTAGVPGCGGAFKLTPDDFEVEELPAYLPSGEGTHLYLWVEKRGRDTREVVRALATALGVREDDIGSAGMKDRQAVTRQWLSVPANAEARVPEFALDGVRLLEVKRHGNKLRTGHLKGNRFRLRLRGVQDLGAARESFSRLSAQGVPNYFGEQRFGRAGDNADLGRMLLLGQRLPKRPDRFQRKLYLSAFQSRLFNQALAERLTAGTFATALLGDVLRKEETGGLFVCEAPDVDGPRVASFEVSPAGPMFGPKMTASKGEVAEFEARLLVDAGVTPSDFLRGGDETEGTRRPYRVRLGAAELTEDGEDALLTFELPRGAYATEVLHELLKDG, encoded by the coding sequence GTGACGGACACTGGATTTCCGAGGCTGACCGCGGGTGTGCCCGGGTGCGGCGGCGCGTTCAAGCTCACTCCCGATGACTTCGAGGTGGAGGAGCTGCCCGCGTACCTGCCGTCCGGCGAGGGCACGCACCTGTACCTCTGGGTGGAGAAGCGCGGCCGGGACACGCGCGAGGTGGTGCGCGCGCTGGCGACCGCGCTGGGTGTGCGCGAGGACGACATCGGCTCCGCCGGGATGAAGGACCGGCAGGCGGTGACGCGGCAGTGGCTGTCCGTGCCCGCGAACGCCGAAGCCCGCGTGCCGGAGTTCGCGCTGGACGGTGTGCGCTTGCTGGAGGTGAAGCGGCACGGCAACAAGCTGCGCACCGGGCACCTGAAGGGAAACCGCTTCCGGCTGCGGCTGCGCGGCGTGCAGGACCTGGGGGCGGCACGGGAGTCCTTCTCCCGGCTGTCCGCGCAGGGCGTGCCCAACTACTTCGGGGAGCAGCGCTTCGGGCGGGCCGGGGACAACGCGGACCTGGGCCGGATGCTCCTCCTGGGGCAGCGGCTGCCGAAGCGGCCGGACCGCTTCCAACGCAAGCTGTACCTGTCCGCCTTCCAGTCGCGCCTCTTCAACCAGGCGCTGGCCGAGCGGCTCACCGCGGGCACCTTCGCCACGGCGCTCCTGGGCGACGTGCTGCGCAAGGAGGAGACGGGCGGCCTCTTCGTGTGCGAGGCGCCGGACGTGGACGGTCCGCGCGTCGCCTCGTTCGAGGTGAGCCCGGCGGGCCCGATGTTCGGCCCGAAGATGACCGCCTCGAAGGGTGAGGTTGCGGAGTTCGAGGCGCGGCTGCTCGTGGACGCGGGCGTCACGCCGAGCGACTTCCTGCGCGGCGGCGACGAGACGGAAGGCACGCGCCGGCCGTACCGAGTGCGGCTGGGTGCGGCGGAGCTCACGGAGGACGGCGAGGACGCGCTGCTCACGTTCGAGCTGCCGCGCGGCGCCTACGCCACCGAAGTGCTGCACGAGCTGCTGAAGGACGGCTGA
- a CDS encoding OmpA family protein: MKRLPQSALFTLLLASLSCVSGNKIRADTEVLTADVERARRGGALRCAPAELAAAEANLDFARGELSQGNSSRAAQHVRDADTAVKRALELSKNCGPRQVLVRDRPETPQAQPEQPQQPTQPQQQVVVSIEETDSDGDGVLDKDDPCPEQAEDVDGFQDQDGCPDPDNDGDGVLDAQDKCPLIPGVAENNGCPPEAPKDRDGDGILDNVDKCPDQPEDKDGFEDEDGCPEMDNDLDGIVDGTDKCPNEPGPLQNLGCPIVDKDGDGINDDKDKCPDEPEDKDGYQDDDGCPDLDNDSDGVPDAQDKCPNESGPQENAGCPDPDRDGDGVVDRLDACPDDPGVKEERGCAKQYKMVIVKKDRIEIKKQILFGTGSAKIIGKQSTTILDEVAQALKDAPWIRKMRIEGHTDSMGNDTANLKLSQKRADAVMAQLLKRGIDPGRMEAVGFGETKPVAPNNTKAGRALNRRTEFNVVRQ; the protein is encoded by the coding sequence ATGAAGCGTCTGCCCCAGTCCGCGCTTTTCACCCTGCTCCTCGCCTCCCTCTCCTGCGTCAGCGGCAACAAGATCCGCGCTGACACGGAGGTGCTCACCGCCGACGTGGAGCGCGCCCGCCGTGGCGGTGCCCTGCGCTGCGCGCCCGCGGAGCTGGCCGCCGCGGAGGCCAACCTCGACTTCGCCCGCGGCGAGCTCAGCCAGGGCAACAGCTCGCGCGCCGCCCAGCACGTGCGCGACGCCGACACCGCGGTGAAGCGCGCCCTGGAGCTGTCCAAGAACTGCGGCCCGCGCCAGGTGCTGGTGCGCGACCGTCCGGAGACGCCGCAGGCGCAGCCGGAACAGCCGCAGCAGCCCACCCAGCCCCAGCAGCAGGTGGTGGTGAGCATCGAGGAGACGGACAGCGACGGCGACGGCGTCCTCGACAAGGACGACCCCTGCCCCGAGCAGGCCGAGGACGTGGACGGCTTCCAGGACCAGGACGGCTGCCCCGACCCGGATAACGACGGGGACGGCGTGCTGGACGCGCAGGACAAGTGCCCGCTCATCCCCGGCGTGGCGGAGAACAACGGCTGCCCGCCGGAGGCCCCCAAGGACCGCGACGGCGACGGCATCCTCGACAACGTGGACAAGTGCCCGGACCAGCCCGAGGACAAGGACGGCTTCGAGGACGAGGACGGCTGCCCGGAGATGGACAACGACCTGGACGGCATCGTGGACGGCACGGACAAGTGCCCCAACGAGCCGGGTCCGCTGCAGAACCTGGGCTGCCCCATCGTGGACAAGGACGGGGACGGCATCAACGACGACAAGGACAAGTGCCCGGACGAGCCGGAGGACAAGGACGGCTACCAGGACGACGACGGCTGCCCGGACCTGGACAACGACAGCGACGGCGTGCCGGACGCGCAGGACAAGTGCCCGAACGAGTCCGGCCCGCAGGAGAACGCCGGCTGCCCCGATCCGGACCGCGACGGCGACGGCGTGGTGGACCGCCTGGACGCCTGCCCTGACGACCCGGGCGTGAAGGAGGAGCGCGGGTGCGCCAAGCAGTACAAGATGGTCATCGTCAAGAAGGACCGGATTGAGATCAAGAAGCAGATCCTCTTCGGCACCGGCTCCGCGAAGATCATCGGCAAGCAGAGCACCACCATCCTGGATGAGGTGGCGCAGGCGCTGAAGGACGCGCCGTGGATCCGCAAGATGCGCATCGAGGGCCACACCGACTCGATGGGCAACGACACGGCGAACCTGAAGCTGTCCCAGAAGCGCGCCGACGCCGTGATGGCGCAGTTGCTCAAGCGCGGCATCGACCCGGGCCGCATGGAGGCCGTGGGCTTCGGTGAGACGAAGCCCGTGGCGCCCAACAACACGAAGGCGGGCCGCGCGCTCAACCGCCGCACGGAGTTCAACGTCGTCCGGCAGTGA
- a CDS encoding GGDEF domain-containing protein, which yields MSEEKTSVHSISDLLGSAQQQSAYLIVISAKSAAGIGRMFKLDRLEVVLGRSSEAQFQVEDDGISRKHAKVVAIGDGRFQLVDLGSTNGTYLNGLKVSAAPLYDGDKIQIGSNTVLKFSIQDALEEQYQRSIYESATRDGLTRVYNKKYFMETVRKEFAYCLRHRVPLSLVLFDVDHFKRINDVYGHPAGDFVLTRIAQRVADTVRTEDLLARYGGEEFALMLRESAEDAALACAERCRVAVDRADFIFSGTPIKVTISLGVATLLDSDFSQPEDLISAADKYLYRAKHAGRNRVDAKAVSGP from the coding sequence ATGTCCGAGGAGAAAACTTCAGTCCATTCGATTTCGGACCTGCTGGGCAGCGCCCAGCAGCAGAGCGCCTATCTGATCGTCATCAGCGCCAAGTCCGCCGCCGGCATCGGGCGGATGTTCAAGCTGGATCGCTTGGAGGTGGTGCTGGGCCGCAGCTCGGAGGCCCAGTTCCAGGTCGAGGACGACGGCATCTCCCGCAAGCACGCGAAGGTGGTCGCCATTGGCGACGGCCGCTTCCAGCTCGTGGACCTGGGCAGCACCAACGGCACGTACCTCAACGGCCTGAAGGTGAGCGCGGCGCCGCTGTACGACGGCGACAAGATTCAAATCGGCTCCAACACGGTGCTGAAGTTCAGCATCCAGGACGCGCTGGAGGAGCAGTACCAGCGCAGCATCTACGAGTCCGCCACGCGCGACGGCCTCACCCGCGTCTACAACAAGAAGTACTTCATGGAGACGGTGCGCAAGGAGTTCGCGTACTGCCTGCGCCACCGCGTGCCGCTGTCGCTGGTGCTCTTCGACGTGGACCACTTCAAGCGCATCAACGACGTGTACGGCCACCCGGCCGGAGACTTCGTGCTGACGCGCATCGCGCAGCGGGTGGCGGACACGGTGCGCACCGAGGACCTGCTCGCGCGCTACGGCGGCGAGGAGTTCGCGCTGATGCTGCGCGAGTCCGCGGAGGACGCGGCCCTGGCGTGCGCGGAGCGCTGCCGTGTGGCGGTGGACCGAGCGGACTTCATCTTCAGCGGCACGCCCATCAAGGTGACCATCAGCCTGGGCGTGGCGACGCTGCTGGACTCGGACTTCTCCCAGCCGGAGGACCTCATCTCCGCCGCGGACAAGTACCTCTACCGGGCCAAGCACGCGGGCCGGAACCGGGTGGACGCCAAGGCCGTCAGCGGCCCGTGA
- a CDS encoding N-acetylmuramoyl-L-alanine amidase-like domain-containing protein, giving the protein MSVWGVCALALLSQAPAKNPAVPPARAVPALLTAPAQPVAPAAPAAPAVRENGWSALTPEQRAALIADKAESPLAERLLGMSEKFLNTPYVLSPLGEGQGVDPDPTFRLDAVDCLTFVEESLALGLARGEPEVPALLERIRYASTPTYEDRNHLMEAQWLPNNIKKGLLVDVTRRYAKADTVSVTKTLTARTWQSKSSMALQLPSERQPVGTFTLDMIPLDKVLEHARGVASGTILVVMREDLPLKATRITHLGFVVQKKKRTYLRHASRGGYNRVVDEDLETFLARNARYDKWRVTGVSLFEARRPPATLASQPAPVQGSADVGSP; this is encoded by the coding sequence GTGAGCGTGTGGGGTGTCTGCGCGCTCGCGCTCTTGTCCCAGGCTCCCGCGAAGAACCCGGCCGTGCCCCCTGCGCGCGCGGTGCCCGCGTTGCTCACCGCGCCGGCGCAACCGGTGGCCCCGGCGGCTCCGGCGGCTCCGGCCGTGCGGGAGAACGGCTGGAGTGCGCTCACGCCCGAGCAGCGCGCGGCCCTCATCGCCGACAAGGCCGAGTCCCCGCTGGCGGAGCGCCTGCTGGGCATGAGCGAGAAGTTCCTCAACACGCCCTATGTCCTGTCGCCGCTGGGCGAAGGGCAGGGCGTGGACCCGGACCCCACCTTCCGCCTGGACGCGGTGGACTGCCTCACCTTCGTGGAGGAGTCGCTGGCCCTGGGCCTGGCGCGCGGCGAGCCGGAGGTGCCGGCGCTGCTGGAGCGGATCCGCTACGCGAGCACGCCCACCTACGAGGATCGCAACCACCTGATGGAAGCGCAGTGGCTGCCCAACAACATCAAGAAGGGCCTGCTGGTGGACGTGACGCGCAGGTACGCGAAGGCGGACACCGTCTCCGTCACCAAGACGCTCACCGCGCGCACCTGGCAGTCGAAGTCGTCCATGGCGCTGCAGCTGCCCAGCGAACGCCAGCCCGTGGGCACCTTCACCCTGGACATGATTCCGTTGGACAAGGTGCTCGAGCACGCGCGTGGCGTGGCCTCCGGCACCATCCTCGTCGTGATGCGCGAGGACCTGCCGCTGAAGGCCACGCGCATCACCCACCTGGGCTTCGTGGTGCAGAAGAAGAAGCGCACATACCTGCGCCACGCGTCCAGGGGCGGCTACAACCGCGTGGTGGACGAGGACCTGGAGACGTTCCTCGCCCGCAACGCGCGCTACGACAAGTGGAGGGTGACGGGCGTGAGCCTCTTCGAGGCCCGGCGTCCGCCCGCCACGCTCGCGTCCCAGCCCGCGCCCGTTCAAGGCAGCGCGGACGTGGGCTCGCCCTGA
- the hpf gene encoding ribosome hibernation-promoting factor, HPF/YfiA family → MKVQLRGVHLGLTDNLKQYVDTHLVAHIERFAEDEASEIEIALVDINGPKGGVDKECRVTVRMPGMESVHVTETSETLFQAIDATRDRLEKALKRALERRRQVKTNGLPYDLNADATNY, encoded by the coding sequence ATGAAGGTGCAGCTGCGGGGAGTGCATCTGGGGCTGACGGACAACCTGAAGCAGTACGTGGACACGCATCTGGTGGCGCATATCGAACGGTTCGCCGAGGACGAGGCGTCGGAGATCGAAATCGCGCTCGTGGACATCAACGGGCCCAAGGGAGGCGTGGACAAGGAGTGCCGGGTCACGGTGCGCATGCCTGGAATGGAATCCGTGCACGTGACGGAGACGTCGGAGACGTTGTTCCAGGCCATCGACGCAACGCGTGACCGCCTGGAGAAGGCCCTCAAGCGCGCGCTGGAGCGCCGCCGCCAGGTCAAGACGAACGGCCTGCCGTACGACCTGAACGCGGACGCGACGAACTACTAG